One Pagrus major chromosome 11, Pma_NU_1.0 genomic region harbors:
- the dazap1 gene encoding DAZ-associated protein 1 isoform X2 yields MNNNLVGDEVGKLFVGGLDWSTTQETLRNYFSQYGEVVDCVIMKDKTTNQSRGFGFVKFKDPNCVRTVLETKPHNLDGRNIDPKPCTPRGMQPEKSRTKEGWGSKADSNKSKKIFVGGIPHNCGEPELRDYFNRFGVVTEVVMIYDAEKQRPRGFGFITFEAEQSVDQAVNMHFHDIMGKKVEVKKAEPRDSKAPGQLGPGQWAPRGILSAANGWTTQPAQGWQQPYGPQGVWVSTTGQPIDLFCVGAGGYGPPLSAGRGTPTQPPSPFNAFLVTTPAGGFAAPQGYPQQGYSTAPQFGYSFGTPQADQYAPQVPPPPTTPGTAPLGFAPATTPTQDLSKAPTGQPDFPYSQYGYGQDLAAFGHSFADPSQPTASYGAPTAQPTAAPQPAASAFGRGQNHNVQGFHPYRR; encoded by the exons ATGAACAACAACTTAGTCGGAGATGAAGTCGG GAAACTTTTTGTGGGTGGATTGGACTGGAGCACCACACAAG agacactgagaaaCTACTTCTCACAGTACGGGGAAGTAGTAGATTGTGTCATCATGAAGGACAAAACTACAAATCAGTCGCGAGGCTTCGGCTTTGTCAAATTCAAAGACCCCAATTGTGTACGGACAGTGCTGGAGACAAAGCCGCATAATCTTGATGGAAGAAAT attGACCCGAAGCCATGCACTCCCAGAGGAATGCAACCTGAAAAGTCTCGAACCAAGGAGGGCTGG GGCAGCAAAGCTGATAGCAATAAATCAAAGAAGATATTTGTAGGTGGAATCCCCCATAACTGCGGCGAGCCTGAACTCAGGGACTATTTCAATAGATTCGGAGTG GTCACAGAGGTGGTAATGATCTATGATGCGGAGAAGCAGAGGCCCCGAG GTTTTGGATTTATTACTTTCGAGGCCGAACAATCAGTGGACCAGGCTGTCAACATGCATTTTCACGACATCATGGGCAAAAAA GTGGAAGTGAAGAAGGCTGAACCTCGTGACAGCAAAGCTCCTGGTCAGCTTGGCCCTGGCCAGTGGGCACCCAGGGGCATCTTGAGTGCAGCTAATGGTTGGACAACACAGCCTGCCCAGGGCTGGCAACAGCCTTACGGGCCACAGG GAGTGTGGGTGTCGACTACCGGCCAACCCATAG ATCTGTTCTGTGTTGGAGCAGGCGGGTATGGGCCTCCGTTGTCAGCAGGTCGTGGAACCCCCACACAACCTCCATCACCTTTCAACGCATTCCTGGTCACGACCCCGGCAGGCGGCTTCGCTGCACCTCAGGGCTACCCTCAGCAGGGCTACAGCACAGCACCTCAATTTG GTTACAGTTTCGGCACACCCCAAGCAGACCAGTATGCTCCACAGGTTCCTCCTCCGCCCACCACTCCAGGAACTGCACCTCTGGGCTTTGCCCCCGCCACCACACCAACTCAGGACTTGAGCAAAGCTCCCACTGGGCAGCCTGACTTCCCTTATAGCCAGTATG gGTACGGGCAGGACCTGGCAGCCTTCGGTCACAGCTTCGCAGACCCCAGCCAGCCAACGGCCTCGTACGGGGCCCCGACAGCACAGCCCACCGCTGCCCCCCAACCAGCCGCCAGTGCGTTCGGCAGAGGGCAGAACCACAACGTACAGGGCTTCCACCCGTATCGACGCTGA
- the dazap1 gene encoding DAZ-associated protein 1 isoform X1 encodes MNNNLVGDEVGKLFVGGLDWSTTQETLRNYFSQYGEVVDCVIMKDKTTNQSRGFGFVKFKDPNCVRTVLETKPHNLDGRNIDPKPCTPRGMQPEKSRTKEGWKGSKADSNKSKKIFVGGIPHNCGEPELRDYFNRFGVVTEVVMIYDAEKQRPRGFGFITFEAEQSVDQAVNMHFHDIMGKKVEVKKAEPRDSKAPGQLGPGQWAPRGILSAANGWTTQPAQGWQQPYGPQGVWVSTTGQPIDLFCVGAGGYGPPLSAGRGTPTQPPSPFNAFLVTTPAGGFAAPQGYPQQGYSTAPQFGYSFGTPQADQYAPQVPPPPTTPGTAPLGFAPATTPTQDLSKAPTGQPDFPYSQYGYGQDLAAFGHSFADPSQPTASYGAPTAQPTAAPQPAASAFGRGQNHNVQGFHPYRR; translated from the exons ATGAACAACAACTTAGTCGGAGATGAAGTCGG GAAACTTTTTGTGGGTGGATTGGACTGGAGCACCACACAAG agacactgagaaaCTACTTCTCACAGTACGGGGAAGTAGTAGATTGTGTCATCATGAAGGACAAAACTACAAATCAGTCGCGAGGCTTCGGCTTTGTCAAATTCAAAGACCCCAATTGTGTACGGACAGTGCTGGAGACAAAGCCGCATAATCTTGATGGAAGAAAT attGACCCGAAGCCATGCACTCCCAGAGGAATGCAACCTGAAAAGTCTCGAACCAAGGAGGGCTGG AAGGGCAGCAAAGCTGATAGCAATAAATCAAAGAAGATATTTGTAGGTGGAATCCCCCATAACTGCGGCGAGCCTGAACTCAGGGACTATTTCAATAGATTCGGAGTG GTCACAGAGGTGGTAATGATCTATGATGCGGAGAAGCAGAGGCCCCGAG GTTTTGGATTTATTACTTTCGAGGCCGAACAATCAGTGGACCAGGCTGTCAACATGCATTTTCACGACATCATGGGCAAAAAA GTGGAAGTGAAGAAGGCTGAACCTCGTGACAGCAAAGCTCCTGGTCAGCTTGGCCCTGGCCAGTGGGCACCCAGGGGCATCTTGAGTGCAGCTAATGGTTGGACAACACAGCCTGCCCAGGGCTGGCAACAGCCTTACGGGCCACAGG GAGTGTGGGTGTCGACTACCGGCCAACCCATAG ATCTGTTCTGTGTTGGAGCAGGCGGGTATGGGCCTCCGTTGTCAGCAGGTCGTGGAACCCCCACACAACCTCCATCACCTTTCAACGCATTCCTGGTCACGACCCCGGCAGGCGGCTTCGCTGCACCTCAGGGCTACCCTCAGCAGGGCTACAGCACAGCACCTCAATTTG GTTACAGTTTCGGCACACCCCAAGCAGACCAGTATGCTCCACAGGTTCCTCCTCCGCCCACCACTCCAGGAACTGCACCTCTGGGCTTTGCCCCCGCCACCACACCAACTCAGGACTTGAGCAAAGCTCCCACTGGGCAGCCTGACTTCCCTTATAGCCAGTATG gGTACGGGCAGGACCTGGCAGCCTTCGGTCACAGCTTCGCAGACCCCAGCCAGCCAACGGCCTCGTACGGGGCCCCGACAGCACAGCCCACCGCTGCCCCCCAACCAGCCGCCAGTGCGTTCGGCAGAGGGCAGAACCACAACGTACAGGGCTTCCACCCGTATCGACGCTGA
- the dazap1 gene encoding DAZ-associated protein 1 isoform X4, with protein sequence MNNNLVGDEVGKLFVGGLDWSTTQETLRNYFSQYGEVVDCVIMKDKTTNQSRGFGFVKFKDPNCVRTVLETKPHNLDGRNIDPKPCTPRGMQPEKSRTKEGWKGSKADSNKSKKIFVGGIPHNCGEPELRDYFNRFGVVTEVVMIYDAEKQRPRGFGFITFEAEQSVDQAVNMHFHDIMGKKVEVKKAEPRDSKAPGQLGPGQWAPRGILSAANGWTTQPAQGWQQPYGPQGVWVSTTGQPIDLFCVGAGGYGPPLSAGRGTPTQPPSPFNAFLVTTPAGGFAAPQGYPQQGYSTAPQFGYSFGTPQADQYAPQVPPPPTTPGTAPLGFAPATTPTQDLSKAPTGQPDFPYSQYALTISLDILLDATTPI encoded by the exons ATGAACAACAACTTAGTCGGAGATGAAGTCGG GAAACTTTTTGTGGGTGGATTGGACTGGAGCACCACACAAG agacactgagaaaCTACTTCTCACAGTACGGGGAAGTAGTAGATTGTGTCATCATGAAGGACAAAACTACAAATCAGTCGCGAGGCTTCGGCTTTGTCAAATTCAAAGACCCCAATTGTGTACGGACAGTGCTGGAGACAAAGCCGCATAATCTTGATGGAAGAAAT attGACCCGAAGCCATGCACTCCCAGAGGAATGCAACCTGAAAAGTCTCGAACCAAGGAGGGCTGG AAGGGCAGCAAAGCTGATAGCAATAAATCAAAGAAGATATTTGTAGGTGGAATCCCCCATAACTGCGGCGAGCCTGAACTCAGGGACTATTTCAATAGATTCGGAGTG GTCACAGAGGTGGTAATGATCTATGATGCGGAGAAGCAGAGGCCCCGAG GTTTTGGATTTATTACTTTCGAGGCCGAACAATCAGTGGACCAGGCTGTCAACATGCATTTTCACGACATCATGGGCAAAAAA GTGGAAGTGAAGAAGGCTGAACCTCGTGACAGCAAAGCTCCTGGTCAGCTTGGCCCTGGCCAGTGGGCACCCAGGGGCATCTTGAGTGCAGCTAATGGTTGGACAACACAGCCTGCCCAGGGCTGGCAACAGCCTTACGGGCCACAGG GAGTGTGGGTGTCGACTACCGGCCAACCCATAG ATCTGTTCTGTGTTGGAGCAGGCGGGTATGGGCCTCCGTTGTCAGCAGGTCGTGGAACCCCCACACAACCTCCATCACCTTTCAACGCATTCCTGGTCACGACCCCGGCAGGCGGCTTCGCTGCACCTCAGGGCTACCCTCAGCAGGGCTACAGCACAGCACCTCAATTTG GTTACAGTTTCGGCACACCCCAAGCAGACCAGTATGCTCCACAGGTTCCTCCTCCGCCCACCACTCCAGGAACTGCACCTCTGGGCTTTGCCCCCGCCACCACACCAACTCAGGACTTGAGCAAAGCTCCCACTGGGCAGCCTGACTTCCCTTATAGCCAGTATG CCCTGACCATCTCCCTGGATATTTTATTGGATGCAACTACACCTATATAA
- the dazap1 gene encoding DAZ-associated protein 1 isoform X3, with protein sequence MNNNLVGDEVGKLFVGGLDWSTTQETLRNYFSQYGEVVDCVIMKDKTTNQSRGFGFVKFKDPNCVRTVLETKPHNLDGRNIDPKPCTPRGMQPEKSRTKEGWKGSKADSNKSKKIFVGGIPHNCGEPELRDYFNRFGVVTEVVMIYDAEKQRPRGFGFITFEAEQSVDQAVNMHFHDIMGKKVEVKKAEPRDSKAPGQLGPGQWAPRGILSAANGWTTQPAQGWQQPYGPQGVWVSTTGQPIGGYGPPLSAGRGTPTQPPSPFNAFLVTTPAGGFAAPQGYPQQGYSTAPQFGYSFGTPQADQYAPQVPPPPTTPGTAPLGFAPATTPTQDLSKAPTGQPDFPYSQYGYGQDLAAFGHSFADPSQPTASYGAPTAQPTAAPQPAASAFGRGQNHNVQGFHPYRR encoded by the exons ATGAACAACAACTTAGTCGGAGATGAAGTCGG GAAACTTTTTGTGGGTGGATTGGACTGGAGCACCACACAAG agacactgagaaaCTACTTCTCACAGTACGGGGAAGTAGTAGATTGTGTCATCATGAAGGACAAAACTACAAATCAGTCGCGAGGCTTCGGCTTTGTCAAATTCAAAGACCCCAATTGTGTACGGACAGTGCTGGAGACAAAGCCGCATAATCTTGATGGAAGAAAT attGACCCGAAGCCATGCACTCCCAGAGGAATGCAACCTGAAAAGTCTCGAACCAAGGAGGGCTGG AAGGGCAGCAAAGCTGATAGCAATAAATCAAAGAAGATATTTGTAGGTGGAATCCCCCATAACTGCGGCGAGCCTGAACTCAGGGACTATTTCAATAGATTCGGAGTG GTCACAGAGGTGGTAATGATCTATGATGCGGAGAAGCAGAGGCCCCGAG GTTTTGGATTTATTACTTTCGAGGCCGAACAATCAGTGGACCAGGCTGTCAACATGCATTTTCACGACATCATGGGCAAAAAA GTGGAAGTGAAGAAGGCTGAACCTCGTGACAGCAAAGCTCCTGGTCAGCTTGGCCCTGGCCAGTGGGCACCCAGGGGCATCTTGAGTGCAGCTAATGGTTGGACAACACAGCCTGCCCAGGGCTGGCAACAGCCTTACGGGCCACAGG GAGTGTGGGTGTCGACTACCGGCCAACCCATAG GCGGGTATGGGCCTCCGTTGTCAGCAGGTCGTGGAACCCCCACACAACCTCCATCACCTTTCAACGCATTCCTGGTCACGACCCCGGCAGGCGGCTTCGCTGCACCTCAGGGCTACCCTCAGCAGGGCTACAGCACAGCACCTCAATTTG GTTACAGTTTCGGCACACCCCAAGCAGACCAGTATGCTCCACAGGTTCCTCCTCCGCCCACCACTCCAGGAACTGCACCTCTGGGCTTTGCCCCCGCCACCACACCAACTCAGGACTTGAGCAAAGCTCCCACTGGGCAGCCTGACTTCCCTTATAGCCAGTATG gGTACGGGCAGGACCTGGCAGCCTTCGGTCACAGCTTCGCAGACCCCAGCCAGCCAACGGCCTCGTACGGGGCCCCGACAGCACAGCCCACCGCTGCCCCCCAACCAGCCGCCAGTGCGTTCGGCAGAGGGCAGAACCACAACGTACAGGGCTTCCACCCGTATCGACGCTGA
- the dazap1 gene encoding DAZ-associated protein 1 isoform X5, producing the protein MNNNLVGDEVGKLFVGGLDWSTTQETLRNYFSQYGEVVDCVIMKDKTTNQSRGFGFVKFKDPNCVRTVLETKPHNLDGRNIDPKPCTPRGMQPEKSRTKEGWKGSKADSNKSKKIFVGGIPHNCGEPELRDYFNRFGVVTEVVMIYDAEKQRPRGFGFITFEAEQSVDQAVNMHFHDIMGKKVEVKKAEPRDSKAPGQLGPGQWAPRGILSAANGWTTQPAQGWQQPYGPQGVWVSTTGQPIGGYGPPLSAGRGTPTQPPSPFNAFLVTTPAGGFAAPQGYPQQGYSTAPQFGYSFGTPQADQYAPQVPPPPTTPGTAPLGFAPATTPTQDLSKAPTGQPDFPYSQYGLGNYPQDPSAYGPTRPSHSYGQDEQGGYSAGYGQDLAAFGHSFADPSQPTASYGAPTAQPTAAPQPAASAFGRGQNHNVQGFHPYRR; encoded by the exons ATGAACAACAACTTAGTCGGAGATGAAGTCGG GAAACTTTTTGTGGGTGGATTGGACTGGAGCACCACACAAG agacactgagaaaCTACTTCTCACAGTACGGGGAAGTAGTAGATTGTGTCATCATGAAGGACAAAACTACAAATCAGTCGCGAGGCTTCGGCTTTGTCAAATTCAAAGACCCCAATTGTGTACGGACAGTGCTGGAGACAAAGCCGCATAATCTTGATGGAAGAAAT attGACCCGAAGCCATGCACTCCCAGAGGAATGCAACCTGAAAAGTCTCGAACCAAGGAGGGCTGG AAGGGCAGCAAAGCTGATAGCAATAAATCAAAGAAGATATTTGTAGGTGGAATCCCCCATAACTGCGGCGAGCCTGAACTCAGGGACTATTTCAATAGATTCGGAGTG GTCACAGAGGTGGTAATGATCTATGATGCGGAGAAGCAGAGGCCCCGAG GTTTTGGATTTATTACTTTCGAGGCCGAACAATCAGTGGACCAGGCTGTCAACATGCATTTTCACGACATCATGGGCAAAAAA GTGGAAGTGAAGAAGGCTGAACCTCGTGACAGCAAAGCTCCTGGTCAGCTTGGCCCTGGCCAGTGGGCACCCAGGGGCATCTTGAGTGCAGCTAATGGTTGGACAACACAGCCTGCCCAGGGCTGGCAACAGCCTTACGGGCCACAGG GAGTGTGGGTGTCGACTACCGGCCAACCCATAG GCGGGTATGGGCCTCCGTTGTCAGCAGGTCGTGGAACCCCCACACAACCTCCATCACCTTTCAACGCATTCCTGGTCACGACCCCGGCAGGCGGCTTCGCTGCACCTCAGGGCTACCCTCAGCAGGGCTACAGCACAGCACCTCAATTTG GTTACAGTTTCGGCACACCCCAAGCAGACCAGTATGCTCCACAGGTTCCTCCTCCGCCCACCACTCCAGGAACTGCACCTCTGGGCTTTGCCCCCGCCACCACACCAACTCAGGACTTGAGCAAAGCTCCCACTGGGCAGCCTGACTTCCCTTATAGCCAGTATG GCTTGGGTAACTACCCTCAGGACCCCTCTGCCTACGGACCAACGCGTCCTTCTCACAGTTATGGTCAGGATGAGCAGGGAGGATATAGTGCAG gGTACGGGCAGGACCTGGCAGCCTTCGGTCACAGCTTCGCAGACCCCAGCCAGCCAACGGCCTCGTACGGGGCCCCGACAGCACAGCCCACCGCTGCCCCCCAACCAGCCGCCAGTGCGTTCGGCAGAGGGCAGAACCACAACGTACAGGGCTTCCACCCGTATCGACGCTGA